The Antarcticibacterium flavum genome contains the following window.
GAACCGCGGGCTGGTGGAGATCACCGCAATTTTGTTCCTTATAGCCTTTGGAATTAAAGCTGCAGTTTTCCCGCTGTATTTCTGGCTTCCAGCATCCTATCACACTCCACCATCTGCAGTGTCAGCGATATTCGGGGGCCTATTAACTAAGGTTGGGGTCTATGCCCTTTTAAGGGTTTTCACCCTCATCTTTGTAGGCGATGTATTCCTGCAAAATACGATCATTGTAATGGCTATTCTCACCCTTATTAGCGGTGGAGTAGGGGCATTAATCCAAACAAACTTAAGGAAGGTGTTTTCCTATCTTATCATATGTCACATTGGGTATATGATCATAGGACTTGGAATGTATACCGAGGTAGCAATAGCGGGTACTATTTTTTATCTTATCCATGATATTGTTGTAAAGACCAATCTTTTTATGGTTGGAGGTTTAATTTACAGGATCAAAGGTACAACCAATATCAAATCGTTGGGGGGGCTATACTCTGAATATCCAAGGCTTAGCCTGCTCATAGCTATACCATTATTCTCATTGGTTGGAATCCCTCCGCTATCTGGGTTTTGGCCTAAGATCTCGCTTATTTCGGCAGGGTTTTCCCTGGAGAACTGGTGGGTAATAGGAGCCATATTATTTGCAAGTTTGATCACAATGGTCATCATTGCCAGGGTATGGGCAAATGTGGTGTGGAAGGATAAAGTGGAATTGCCGGAGAGGCTCAACTTTAGATATTTTGATAAGTTAAATAATATTCGAAAATCTCAATTGATAGTACCTATAGTTTTTCTCTCCCTTGTATCTTTATATATTGGATTTGGAGCAGAACATATACAGCAGCTTTCTGCACGGGTAGCAGGAGAACTTATGGATAATCAACAGTACATAGATGCTGTCTTTGATAACGGCCAAAATACGAGACCATGAAAAACAGGTTTTTATCAAATATTTTATTGACCTTTATCTGGGTGGCTCTTACGGGGAATTTTACATTTTCCAATTACATTTTTGGGTTTATTGTAAGTTTTTTCATCCTAAGGCTTATAACCCGTGGAAAGAAAGATGCAAAATATTTCAGGCTATTGCCTAAGGTCATCGCTTTTATTTTCTTTTTATCAAAGAGTTGGTAAAAGCCAACATCGAGGTGGCATATGAGGTTATGACCCCGGGTTATGGAATGACTGCCGGAATTGTAAAGGTTCCTCTTACGGCAAAGTCTGACCTTGAGATCTCTTTTCTGGCCAATTTGATCTCGCTTACACCGGGAACCCTTAGCCTTGACGTATCAGA
Protein-coding sequences here:
- a CDS encoding proton-conducting transporter transmembrane domain-containing protein, which produces MMQQIILYPLLLQLFLSIVLMFAWQRISWQRVISIVGGIVNLGISAWLFMHIWNNGTQTVQAGNWEAPFGITFVADSLSATLVLLTAISGVAVSIFSASSIVAARLKFGYFPIFHFLLLGLNGAFLTGDIFNLYVWFEIIIISSFVLITLGGEKAQLEGAVKYFTMNILASMIFLTAIAVLYGLTGSLNMADLAMKVAAIENRGLVEITAILFLIAFGIKAAVFPLYFWLPASYHTPPSAVSAIFGGLLTKVGVYALLRVFTLIFVGDVFLQNTIIVMAILTLISGGVGALIQTNLRKVFSYLIICHIGYMIIGLGMYTEVAIAGTIFYLIHDIVVKTNLFMVGGLIYRIKGTTNIKSLGGLYSEYPRLSLLIAIPLFSLVGIPPLSGFWPKISLISAGFSLENWWVIGAILFASLITMVIIARVWANVVWKDKVELPERLNFRYFDKLNNIRKSQLIVPIVFLSLVSLYIGFGAEHIQQLSARVAGELMDNQQYIDAVFDNGQNTRP